The following proteins come from a genomic window of Pirellula staleyi DSM 6068:
- a CDS encoding DinB family protein has protein sequence MKAYFQRLLAYAAWASRRVISAVRATPEAHAEAMPLLAHMLAAEHVWLARLEHREPTHAVWPTLSLEQCATLADENQAGYQAFLSQLDESRLTELIRYSNSRGDSFATSVADILTHVALHGPYHRGQLAKIIARCGGTAINTDFIMFEREHS, from the coding sequence ATGAAAGCTTATTTTCAGCGACTGCTTGCTTATGCAGCGTGGGCCAGTCGCCGAGTGATTAGCGCGGTGCGCGCGACCCCTGAAGCACACGCAGAGGCAATGCCGCTACTCGCGCATATGCTGGCAGCAGAGCATGTGTGGCTCGCGCGGCTCGAACATCGTGAGCCAACGCACGCCGTCTGGCCCACCCTCAGCCTCGAGCAATGTGCGACGCTAGCTGATGAAAATCAGGCGGGATATCAAGCATTCTTGTCGCAGCTTGATGAGTCGCGGCTGACAGAGCTGATTCGCTATAGCAACAGCCGAGGAGATTCGTTTGCCACATCGGTGGCTGACATCCTGACCCATGTGGCGCTGCATGGTCCGTATCATCGCGGGCAACTGGCGAAGATCATCGCCCGCTGCGGTGGTACTGCGATCAACACCGACTTCATCATGTTCGAGCGGGAGCACTCGTAA
- a CDS encoding ATP-dependent 6-phosphofructokinase → MAERTKRIGVLTAGGDCPGLNAVIRGVVKSANTHGYEVVGFLKGYEGLVDPVSYVPLTAKNTAGILQQGGTILGSTNKGRFAATVGVNDRLELDPELVAGVKTTMEQLNICGLVCVGGDGSLAVSQQFHEQGIPVVGVPKTIDNDLSSTAFTFGFFSAVFCATDALDRLHTTAASHERVMVLEVMGRHAGWIALYAGIAGGGDVILIPEISWSFESVCQAVLAREQQGKKFTLIVVAEGAELPEGGLVTKDAHSLQKQVRLGGIGNVVASEIEKRIGKETRTVVLGHLQRGGSPTTFDRVVATQFGAHAVRLIVEKKFGHMVCYQPPAMESVPIIDAIQLSTVHPMCSAVLAARALGVSFGDNHTEPPFKYQPEAEACAAENGIAPQHAETH, encoded by the coding sequence ATGGCCGAAAGAACGAAGCGGATTGGTGTGCTGACAGCTGGTGGCGATTGCCCCGGTCTCAACGCGGTGATTCGTGGCGTGGTGAAGTCGGCCAACACGCACGGCTATGAAGTCGTCGGGTTCCTCAAAGGGTACGAAGGGCTCGTCGATCCCGTCAGCTACGTGCCGCTGACCGCCAAAAACACGGCGGGGATTTTGCAGCAAGGTGGCACCATCCTCGGCTCGACCAACAAAGGTCGGTTTGCCGCCACCGTTGGGGTGAACGACCGACTCGAGCTCGATCCCGAACTGGTCGCGGGCGTGAAGACCACGATGGAGCAGCTGAACATCTGTGGGCTGGTTTGCGTCGGTGGCGATGGTTCGCTCGCCGTGTCGCAGCAGTTTCACGAACAAGGCATTCCGGTCGTCGGTGTTCCCAAGACAATCGACAACGATCTTTCGAGCACCGCGTTTACGTTCGGTTTCTTTAGCGCCGTGTTCTGCGCGACCGATGCTCTCGATCGACTCCATACCACCGCCGCTAGTCACGAGCGCGTGATGGTGCTGGAAGTGATGGGACGCCATGCGGGCTGGATTGCGCTCTACGCCGGCATCGCCGGTGGTGGCGACGTGATTCTGATCCCCGAAATCAGCTGGTCGTTTGAAAGTGTTTGTCAGGCGGTGCTCGCTCGCGAACAGCAGGGGAAGAAGTTCACCCTCATCGTGGTGGCCGAAGGGGCCGAGCTTCCTGAAGGTGGGCTCGTCACGAAAGATGCCCATTCGCTGCAAAAGCAGGTCCGCCTCGGTGGCATTGGAAATGTGGTCGCCTCGGAAATCGAAAAGCGGATCGGTAAAGAGACCCGCACGGTGGTCCTCGGACACTTGCAGCGCGGTGGATCCCCCACGACGTTCGATCGCGTCGTGGCCACTCAGTTTGGCGCGCATGCCGTGCGGCTGATCGTGGAGAAGAAGTTCGGCCACATGGTTTGCTATCAGCCTCCAGCGATGGAGAGTGTGCCGATCATCGACGCCATTCAGCTCAGCACCGTGCATCCGATGTGCTCGGCTGTTCTGGCTGCTCGCGCACTGGGAGTGAGCTTTGGTGACAACCACACCGAGCCCCCGTTTAAGTATCAGCCCGAAGCGGAAGCATGTGCCGCTGAAAACGGCATCGCCCCGCAGCACGCCGAAACCCACTAA
- a CDS encoding UvrD-helicase domain-containing protein, producing MSLFPMDRLSDAASDHALRSPLLDSLTDAQRAAVCHIEGPLLILAGPGSGKTRVVTHRVAWMLASGIPARQILALTFTNKAADEMRGRLERLAPRQAVWMGTFHRFCARMLRSYAELVGLRENFSIYDTDDSRKILQIALDEEGIDLTHTSPDAIAQAISWAKNNLVTADRYEPRRGHAIGGIVEKVYPTYQKLMLRSSAVDFDDLLVHVAILLKENPEVRRQLDERYRYIMVDEYQDTNLAQYTIVRALSIDHPNLAVTGDPDQSIYGWRGANLSNILEFEKDYPKVKVVRLEQNYRSTKSILHIADQLIRHNIRRKEKDLFTDNPQGNRVRLATFPTQRDEAETIAEEIAHEVRTGKRRPRDFAIFYRTNALSRQIEHALREQVIPYQIVNGLEFYQRKEIKDVLAYLQLVNNPRSDAALLRIINTPTRGIGKSTIAKIQEVARDRAIPLLDAARMAGTISGLAKKSAVAVAKFVAMLDLIGTKATAPVEELVGYVLTETGYREVLENSEAEEDHERLANLEELLTAASEFDLRNPGGAGLEQFLEDSSLVADTDAFESDSDKVTMMTLHAAKGLEFPAVYIVACEEGLLPHERSRRDEEKLEEERRLLFVGITRAMQDLTLTWAQYRMFRGQQAPAVASSFLMELPRHEMELIGGNMGRGSAPRYLAWDEESQLSPEDDDLEFPPREQDALIDAPMYDDVNQLEPEEMQTRKAKESKTFSSGIVTAADLLAGKSPSGGISPYAFKHGMMVQHPEYGPGQIVALSGNGAKRVANVRFMEGGEERKFVIVHSKLTPLTE from the coding sequence ATGAGCTTGTTCCCGATGGATCGACTGAGCGATGCTGCGAGTGACCACGCGCTGCGTTCTCCCCTGCTCGACTCGCTGACCGATGCGCAGCGGGCTGCTGTTTGCCACATCGAAGGTCCGCTGCTGATTCTCGCCGGACCTGGTAGTGGCAAGACTCGCGTCGTCACTCACCGCGTAGCTTGGATGCTCGCCAGTGGCATTCCCGCCCGGCAAATCTTGGCCCTCACATTCACGAACAAAGCGGCCGATGAAATGCGCGGCCGCCTCGAACGTCTCGCGCCGCGACAAGCGGTTTGGATGGGAACGTTCCATCGCTTCTGCGCGCGAATGCTGCGTTCCTACGCCGAGCTGGTGGGACTACGAGAAAACTTCTCGATCTACGACACCGACGACAGCCGCAAGATCCTGCAGATCGCGCTCGACGAAGAAGGGATCGATCTCACGCACACTTCGCCCGACGCGATCGCACAGGCCATCAGTTGGGCCAAGAATAATCTGGTAACGGCAGATCGCTACGAACCTCGTCGCGGTCATGCGATTGGAGGTATCGTCGAGAAGGTCTACCCGACCTATCAAAAACTGATGCTCCGCTCGAGCGCCGTCGACTTCGACGACCTCCTCGTGCATGTCGCTATCTTGCTGAAAGAGAATCCTGAAGTTCGTCGTCAACTCGATGAGCGCTATCGCTACATCATGGTCGACGAGTATCAAGACACAAATCTCGCGCAGTACACCATCGTTCGCGCCCTTTCGATCGATCATCCGAACCTCGCTGTCACTGGCGATCCCGACCAATCGATTTACGGCTGGCGTGGCGCGAATCTCTCGAACATTCTCGAGTTCGAGAAAGATTATCCGAAGGTCAAAGTCGTTCGGCTCGAACAAAATTATCGGAGTACGAAATCGATCCTGCATATCGCCGATCAGTTGATTCGTCACAACATCCGGCGCAAAGAAAAAGACCTTTTCACCGATAATCCCCAGGGAAATCGCGTTCGGCTTGCCACGTTTCCAACGCAGCGCGATGAAGCGGAAACCATTGCCGAAGAGATTGCTCACGAGGTTCGTACAGGGAAGCGACGCCCGCGCGATTTTGCGATCTTCTATCGCACCAACGCGCTCTCGCGACAAATCGAACACGCGCTTCGCGAGCAAGTGATTCCCTATCAAATCGTGAATGGGCTCGAGTTCTATCAGCGCAAAGAAATCAAAGATGTGCTGGCCTACCTGCAACTCGTGAACAACCCGCGCAGCGATGCCGCCTTGCTCCGGATCATCAACACCCCAACACGTGGCATCGGCAAAAGCACGATCGCCAAGATTCAAGAGGTGGCTCGCGACCGCGCTATTCCGCTGCTCGATGCGGCGCGCATGGCGGGGACCATCTCGGGACTCGCCAAAAAATCGGCGGTGGCAGTTGCCAAGTTTGTAGCGATGCTCGACCTGATCGGAACCAAAGCCACTGCGCCGGTTGAAGAACTCGTGGGCTATGTCCTGACCGAGACCGGTTATCGCGAAGTTCTAGAGAACAGCGAAGCAGAAGAAGATCACGAGCGCCTGGCGAACCTCGAAGAACTTCTGACAGCCGCCAGTGAGTTCGATTTGCGAAATCCGGGAGGAGCGGGGCTCGAGCAGTTTCTCGAAGATTCGTCGCTGGTAGCCGATACAGATGCATTTGAATCCGACAGCGACAAGGTCACCATGATGACCCTGCATGCCGCCAAAGGACTCGAATTTCCAGCGGTTTACATCGTTGCCTGCGAAGAAGGTTTGTTGCCACACGAGCGGAGTCGTCGCGATGAAGAGAAGCTCGAAGAAGAGCGGCGGCTGTTGTTCGTCGGCATCACGCGCGCGATGCAAGACCTCACCCTCACGTGGGCTCAGTACCGCATGTTCCGAGGTCAACAAGCGCCCGCAGTCGCGAGTTCGTTCCTCATGGAACTCCCCCGACACGAGATGGAACTGATCGGTGGGAACATGGGACGCGGAAGTGCGCCGCGCTATCTTGCCTGGGACGAAGAGAGTCAGCTCTCGCCGGAGGATGATGACCTGGAGTTTCCACCGCGTGAGCAGGATGCACTGATCGACGCGCCGATGTACGACGATGTCAACCAACTCGAGCCCGAAGAGATGCAGACTCGCAAGGCGAAAGAATCCAAAACCTTTAGTTCGGGGATCGTAACAGCTGCGGATCTTTTGGCTGGCAAGTCTCCCTCGGGAGGAATCTCGCCGTATGCTTTCAAACATGGAATGATGGTGCAACATCCCGAGTATGGCCCTGGTCAAATCGTGGCCTTGTCGGGCAACGGCGCGAAACGGGTTGCAAACGTGCGCTTCATGGAAGGTGGCGAAGAGCGAAAGTTTGTGATCGTGCACAGCAAACTCACACCACTCACCGAGTAG
- a CDS encoding NADH:flavin oxidoreductase: protein MSDYTKIAQLKNVAAFRARLAELSLALPVDDKALTAAEGSPLAEPLQLGPWKLANRFCIHPMEGWDANRDGSPSPHTLRRWRNFGRSGASLIWGGEAAAVQPDGRANPLQTMAIDSNRAGLRALLDELYAGHEEVAAGEPRPVVGLQLTHSGRFSRPNDKRLEPRIAYHHPLLDAKFGIDPSDASVVWTDDDLERLIDAYVAGAKLAYEVGYQFVDVKACHGYLLHEFLSARSRPGKFGGDLEARSRLLRTIIGRIRSEIPHLQTLVRISIFDTLPYQTSRETGKPMPYEHLLPYDVGFGVDKDDPTQVDLAEPIELLKLLAREGVPSVNVSCGSPYYNPHIQRPAIFPPSDGYQPPEDPLVGVFRQIEMHSRCKQAVPELVFVGTGYSYLQDYLPHVAQAVVREGWIDMVGLGRMVLSYPELPRDVLHQASWARKKVCRTFSDCTTAPRNGIVSGCYPLDPYYKELPEAEQMRELKQELKA from the coding sequence ATGTCGGACTACACCAAGATCGCTCAGCTGAAAAACGTAGCTGCTTTTCGTGCGCGCCTTGCCGAGCTTTCACTCGCGCTGCCCGTCGATGACAAAGCGCTGACAGCCGCCGAGGGTTCACCGCTAGCCGAGCCCCTTCAGTTGGGGCCTTGGAAACTCGCGAATCGGTTTTGTATTCATCCGATGGAAGGCTGGGATGCTAATCGCGACGGAAGTCCGAGTCCTCACACGCTGCGACGCTGGCGCAACTTTGGCCGGAGTGGTGCCTCACTAATTTGGGGTGGAGAAGCTGCTGCGGTGCAACCCGATGGCCGCGCAAATCCACTTCAAACCATGGCGATCGACAGCAATCGCGCGGGGCTTCGAGCGCTGCTCGACGAACTTTATGCCGGTCACGAAGAAGTAGCTGCTGGCGAGCCTCGTCCAGTAGTGGGATTGCAACTCACCCACTCGGGACGCTTCTCGCGTCCGAACGATAAACGACTCGAGCCGCGCATCGCCTACCATCATCCGCTCCTCGATGCCAAGTTTGGAATTGATCCGAGCGATGCCAGCGTCGTCTGGACCGACGATGATCTCGAGCGACTGATCGATGCTTATGTGGCCGGCGCGAAGCTCGCTTACGAGGTCGGCTATCAGTTCGTGGATGTGAAAGCTTGTCACGGCTACTTACTGCATGAGTTCCTTAGTGCGCGATCGCGGCCGGGAAAATTCGGTGGCGATCTCGAGGCACGATCGCGGCTGCTACGGACAATTATCGGCCGTATTCGTAGTGAAATACCGCACCTTCAGACACTAGTGCGAATCAGCATTTTCGATACGTTGCCCTATCAGACGAGCCGTGAAACGGGCAAGCCGATGCCGTATGAGCATTTGCTTCCTTACGACGTTGGCTTCGGTGTCGACAAGGATGATCCGACACAGGTCGACCTCGCGGAACCGATCGAACTTTTGAAATTGCTCGCGCGCGAAGGTGTTCCATCGGTCAACGTTAGTTGTGGAAGCCCGTACTATAACCCTCACATTCAACGGCCGGCGATCTTTCCGCCAAGCGACGGCTATCAGCCTCCCGAAGATCCGCTCGTCGGTGTCTTTCGTCAAATCGAGATGCATAGTCGATGCAAACAGGCAGTACCCGAACTTGTGTTCGTCGGTACCGGCTACTCCTACCTGCAAGACTACCTGCCACATGTCGCGCAGGCTGTGGTGCGCGAAGGTTGGATCGACATGGTGGGACTTGGTCGTATGGTTCTTTCGTATCCCGAGCTTCCGCGCGATGTGCTCCATCAAGCCTCGTGGGCTCGCAAAAAAGTGTGCCGGACGTTCAGCGACTGCACGACCGCGCCTCGCAATGGGATCGTGAGTGGCTGTTATCCGCTCGATCCGTACTACAAAGAACTCCCCGAAGCGGAGCAAATGCGCGAGCTTAAGCAGGAGCTCAAGGCCTAA
- a CDS encoding DNA-directed RNA polymerase subunit alpha C-terminal domain-containing protein: MSRTRIPLSQHDENARLMQERLEMSTAEIGLTVRTTNCLEERGIFTVRDLLNCTREDLLGIANFGEKTLEEVFKALEKYGFFRASRASKTRQQLVA, translated from the coding sequence ATGAGCAGGACGCGCATTCCGCTGAGCCAACACGACGAAAACGCACGCCTCATGCAGGAGCGGCTCGAGATGAGCACTGCAGAGATTGGCCTCACGGTGCGAACCACCAATTGCCTCGAAGAGCGTGGCATCTTCACGGTTCGCGATCTTCTGAACTGCACACGCGAAGATCTTTTGGGCATCGCCAACTTTGGCGAGAAGACCCTCGAAGAAGTCTTCAAGGCTTTGGAGAAGTACGGCTTCTTCCGCGCCTCGCGAGCCAGCAAAACACGCCAGCAATTGGTCGCCTAG
- a CDS encoding PQQ-binding-like beta-propeller repeat protein, translating into MHRALTTILQPLASLCTDKFPRLVVLLAALLSAEIAQGGDWPGILGPNRDGVGVDEKLADRWPAAGPKARWTKPLGSGYAGVSVQANRVIAFHRVEGVERIEALDFATGNSLWKADFEANYRGGIDSDLGPRCVPVISGNMVVALGAAGDLYAVSLDTGKKLWSQSLFADLGADEGYFGAGSTPIVVGDTVLVNVGARNAGIVGLELKTGVIRYKTSSFEASYASPITWQVQQKPQVIFVTRLDTVLVDPASGKYQNITEFGRSGPTVNAAMPLVIKDQLFLTASYGIGAKLLKLSVTSSGAVEAKPLWEADDVLSSQYATPVHFDGFLYGTHGREDGAAGELRCVDLATGKVRWKQANFGIAHVIRADDKLLFLTADGRLLLVQATPEKFTLLSAVDLLAPKGSPPAEPQEIAVMASGRATEGTRPLPALARGTLFIRTHSSRPQTSLSAYEVAP; encoded by the coding sequence ATGCACCGAGCCCTCACTACGATTCTCCAGCCCCTGGCATCACTTTGCACTGACAAGTTTCCTCGGCTGGTGGTACTCCTGGCCGCGCTGCTGTCGGCCGAGATAGCACAGGGAGGGGATTGGCCTGGCATTTTGGGACCGAATCGAGATGGTGTCGGGGTCGACGAAAAGCTGGCCGATCGCTGGCCCGCCGCTGGGCCCAAAGCACGCTGGACCAAGCCCCTGGGTAGTGGCTACGCCGGTGTGAGCGTGCAAGCCAATCGTGTCATCGCTTTTCATCGTGTCGAAGGAGTCGAGCGCATCGAAGCACTGGATTTCGCCACCGGCAACTCGCTTTGGAAAGCCGATTTCGAGGCCAACTATCGTGGCGGCATCGATAGCGATCTGGGGCCACGCTGTGTCCCGGTAATCAGTGGCAACATGGTCGTGGCACTTGGAGCCGCTGGCGATTTGTATGCCGTGAGTCTCGATACCGGCAAGAAACTTTGGTCACAAAGTCTGTTTGCCGATCTGGGAGCCGACGAGGGTTATTTCGGCGCGGGAAGCACGCCGATTGTCGTGGGAGACACGGTGCTTGTGAACGTCGGTGCCAGGAATGCAGGGATTGTCGGACTAGAGCTGAAAACCGGGGTTATTCGCTACAAAACCTCGAGCTTTGAAGCCAGCTATGCCTCGCCGATCACTTGGCAGGTGCAGCAAAAACCGCAAGTGATCTTTGTCACGCGCCTCGACACCGTGCTCGTCGATCCAGCCAGCGGAAAGTATCAAAACATCACCGAGTTCGGGCGCTCGGGACCAACCGTCAATGCCGCGATGCCGCTCGTCATCAAGGATCAGCTGTTCCTAACAGCCAGTTATGGAATTGGAGCGAAGCTGCTGAAGCTGAGCGTCACAAGCAGTGGCGCGGTGGAAGCAAAGCCACTTTGGGAAGCGGACGACGTTTTGTCGAGCCAGTACGCAACACCGGTTCATTTCGACGGCTTTCTCTACGGCACGCATGGCCGCGAAGATGGAGCTGCTGGCGAGCTGAGATGTGTAGATCTGGCCACCGGAAAGGTCCGCTGGAAACAGGCCAATTTTGGTATCGCTCATGTCATTCGCGCGGACGATAAACTCCTCTTCCTCACCGCCGATGGCCGACTGCTGCTGGTCCAAGCGACCCCCGAGAAGTTCACGCTGCTATCGGCGGTCGATCTGCTCGCCCCCAAAGGATCGCCCCCCGCAGAGCCTCAGGAAATCGCCGTGATGGCGTCGGGTCGAGCCACCGAAGGAACTCGGCCACTTCCCGCACTCGCGCGCGGCACGCTTTTCATCCGCACCCACAGCAGCCGCCCCCAAACCAGCCTCTCCGCCTACGAAGTCGCCCCTTAG
- a CDS encoding PmoA family protein: protein MAIDGWFGRVSGWRTLVSALGCCMATLLFVQDLGAEVTTETYVVSAGESERKQTPVSIDIVLPDAFRAAAEAGAPVAIADDKGNKITGQLSLRGLRSPMMKLQAGNFHAQLHFVVPALAKGATATYTATIASDAAKSEPSFKWTDTAGQYSELSFGDRPVLRYMYAALDESTKEKRSETFKPYHHLYDPAGKVLLTKGPGGLFPHHRGMFFGFNRISYGENKKADTWHCNKGEFQSHEKFLSIEAGPVMGRHTVEIAWHGQDGAVFAREEREFTVYNVAGGTLVEFASLLKSEVEGEIKLDGDPQHAGFQFRATQAVPDKTADKTYYLRPDGKDKPGSFRNWPAQKEHVNLPWNAVSFVVGEQRYTVCYLDHTSNPKESRFSERNYARFGSYFEYTLDKSHPLMLSYRIFATEGELEVPDVERMDQDLVAPPAIKSKS from the coding sequence ATGGCTATTGATGGTTGGTTCGGACGCGTGAGTGGGTGGCGCACGCTGGTCAGCGCTCTCGGCTGCTGCATGGCGACGCTCCTTTTCGTGCAAGATCTCGGGGCGGAAGTGACGACCGAAACCTACGTCGTTTCGGCGGGGGAGAGCGAGCGTAAGCAAACGCCGGTGTCGATCGATATTGTGCTTCCCGATGCGTTTCGCGCCGCTGCTGAAGCGGGCGCACCAGTCGCTATTGCCGACGACAAAGGGAACAAGATCACCGGTCAGCTGAGCTTGCGTGGTCTGCGCTCGCCGATGATGAAACTGCAAGCGGGCAACTTTCACGCGCAGCTGCACTTCGTCGTGCCAGCGCTCGCCAAGGGTGCCACCGCAACCTACACCGCCACGATTGCGAGCGATGCTGCGAAGTCGGAACCCTCATTCAAATGGACCGATACCGCCGGCCAGTACAGCGAACTTTCGTTCGGCGATCGACCAGTGCTGCGTTACATGTATGCTGCGCTCGATGAGTCGACTAAAGAAAAGCGATCGGAAACGTTCAAGCCCTATCACCACCTCTACGATCCCGCTGGCAAAGTGCTGCTGACGAAAGGTCCCGGGGGACTTTTCCCGCATCATCGCGGCATGTTTTTTGGCTTCAATCGCATCAGCTACGGCGAAAACAAAAAGGCCGACACCTGGCACTGCAACAAGGGTGAGTTTCAGTCGCACGAGAAGTTTTTGAGCATCGAAGCTGGACCGGTGATGGGTCGTCATACGGTCGAGATTGCCTGGCACGGACAAGATGGTGCTGTGTTCGCTCGCGAAGAGCGCGAGTTCACGGTCTACAACGTCGCAGGCGGCACACTGGTCGAATTCGCTTCGCTCCTGAAGAGTGAAGTTGAAGGGGAGATCAAGCTCGACGGCGATCCGCAGCATGCCGGTTTTCAGTTCCGCGCCACTCAAGCGGTGCCTGATAAAACCGCCGACAAAACCTACTACCTCCGCCCCGATGGCAAGGACAAACCAGGCAGCTTTCGCAACTGGCCAGCGCAAAAGGAACACGTCAATTTGCCTTGGAATGCCGTTAGTTTTGTCGTCGGCGAGCAGCGCTACACGGTCTGCTATCTCGACCACACAAGCAACCCCAAGGAGTCGCGCTTCAGCGAACGCAACTACGCTCGCTTCGGCAGCTATTTCGAATACACCCTCGACAAGAGCCACCCCCTGATGCTGTCGTATCGCATCTTTGCGACCGAGGGTGAACTGGAAGTGCCAGACGTCGAGCGGATGGATCAAGACCTGGTCGCACCACCAGCGATCAAGAGCAAATCGTAA
- a CDS encoding dicarboxylate/amino acid:cation symporter, with product MNQPPTTSEHSMSGLWWLVGGIVAGLVLGIFYGESMWRASGGPDRKLATIEMTLKQKNELLVAAQKANNADEVKRLETQVATLESEVVRLTKVRDEALLDVKAGKLRLADVVWKFTKFLGDLFLQVLKLLVIPLVVTSMICGITSIGDIRKIGKLGSRTIIYFMSTTTVAVFIGLMLVVIVQPGKATDDTFAFKDSKTASKENRDVVETLLAVVRGDEGDKGSGMFPENLILAAAQMNVMAVIVFSLLFGGALTTLGERGKPAIAFFDAANEAIMKMVHLAMICAPVGIFGLVASNIARNGGGSQLGEELTRLGYYAAVVLGGLVLHVLFLQLLMWMMTGRNPWQFMGQMSRAILTAMSTSSSSATLPISMECVSKAGVSDRTSRFVLPLGATINMDGTALYEAVAVVFIAQSSGIELSIAQLVVVMLTATLAAIGAAGIPEAGLVTMVIVLTAVGLPVTGIGSILAIDWFLDRMRTSVNVFGDMTGSVILDKMVGSSDEPNAKV from the coding sequence ATGAATCAGCCGCCAACAACTTCCGAGCATTCGATGAGTGGACTGTGGTGGCTGGTGGGTGGCATTGTGGCGGGACTTGTACTAGGGATCTTCTATGGCGAATCGATGTGGCGGGCCTCGGGTGGGCCCGATCGCAAACTGGCGACCATCGAGATGACTCTGAAGCAGAAGAACGAACTGCTCGTGGCTGCCCAAAAGGCCAATAATGCTGATGAAGTGAAACGTTTGGAAACACAAGTAGCGACACTCGAGTCGGAAGTCGTGCGCCTTACAAAAGTGCGCGACGAAGCGCTCCTCGATGTGAAAGCGGGCAAGCTAAGACTCGCGGATGTCGTCTGGAAATTCACGAAATTCCTTGGGGATTTGTTCCTTCAGGTCCTCAAGCTGCTGGTGATTCCCCTCGTCGTGACGAGCATGATTTGCGGCATCACCTCGATCGGCGATATTCGCAAGATCGGCAAACTTGGCAGCCGCACGATCATCTATTTCATGTCGACCACAACGGTCGCGGTGTTCATTGGTTTGATGCTCGTGGTGATCGTTCAGCCGGGTAAAGCAACCGACGATACGTTTGCCTTCAAGGATTCGAAGACTGCCTCGAAAGAAAATCGTGATGTGGTGGAAACTCTGCTCGCCGTTGTGCGCGGGGATGAAGGGGATAAAGGGAGCGGTATGTTCCCCGAAAATCTGATCCTCGCGGCAGCTCAAATGAATGTGATGGCGGTGATTGTTTTCTCGCTCCTGTTTGGTGGTGCACTCACGACGCTGGGAGAACGTGGCAAGCCAGCGATCGCGTTTTTCGATGCTGCGAATGAAGCGATCATGAAGATGGTGCATCTTGCGATGATCTGCGCTCCGGTCGGAATTTTTGGTCTCGTGGCGTCGAACATCGCTCGCAATGGTGGTGGCTCGCAGCTCGGCGAAGAGCTGACAAGACTCGGTTATTACGCCGCTGTGGTGCTCGGCGGTCTAGTGCTGCACGTCCTCTTTCTGCAACTCCTGATGTGGATGATGACCGGTCGAAATCCGTGGCAATTCATGGGGCAAATGAGTCGCGCGATTCTCACCGCCATGAGCACCAGTAGCAGTAGCGCGACGCTGCCGATCTCGATGGAGTGCGTTTCGAAAGCCGGTGTATCGGACCGAACATCGCGGTTCGTTTTGCCGCTGGGTGCCACCATCAACATGGATGGTACGGCGCTGTACGAAGCGGTCGCCGTCGTCTTCATTGCCCAGTCGAGTGGCATCGAACTTTCCATCGCACAATTAGTGGTGGTGATGCTCACCGCCACACTCGCCGCGATCGGTGCAGCGGGCATTCCCGAAGCTGGTCTGGTGACGATGGTGATCGTGCTCACCGCCGTCGGACTTCCGGTCACTGGTATCGGCAGCATCTTGGCGATCGACTGGTTCCTCGATCGGATGCGAACGAGCGTGAACGTGTTTGGCGATATGACAGGGTCGGTGATTCTCGACAAAATGGTAGGGTCGAGTGACGAACCAAACGCCAAGGTGTAA